From a region of the Rhodococcus sp. 4CII genome:
- a CDS encoding PaaI family thioesterase, which translates to MTDLTREAASAFVAAAGLELDEVSGTKVVGHIDLSADHHTPWGVVHGGVYTTAVESAASIGASTAVADRGQFAVGVHNGTDFLRARTEGRVDVVAVPIQQGRVQQLWSVVITAADTGKEVARGQVRLQNVPLPDAK; encoded by the coding sequence ATGACCGATCTGACCCGGGAAGCGGCGAGCGCTTTCGTCGCCGCTGCCGGCCTGGAACTCGACGAGGTGTCGGGCACGAAGGTGGTCGGCCACATCGACCTGTCCGCAGACCACCACACACCGTGGGGCGTCGTCCACGGCGGCGTGTACACGACGGCGGTCGAATCCGCCGCGAGTATCGGGGCGAGCACGGCCGTCGCCGACCGCGGTCAGTTCGCGGTGGGAGTGCACAACGGCACCGACTTCCTCCGGGCGCGCACCGAGGGCCGGGTCGACGTGGTCGCGGTGCCCATCCAGCAGGGACGGGTGCAGCAACTGTGGTCGGTGGTGATCACTGCGGCCGACACCGGCAAAGAAGTGGCGCGCGGCCAGGTCCGACTGCAGAACGTTCCACTGCCGGATGCGAAATAA
- a CDS encoding TetR/AcrR family transcriptional regulator gives MPATPRERAREQTLQDITRIGREQLAAVGAAALSLRAVARDLGVVSSAVYRYVKSRDELLTLLLVDGYNELGNAAEAAVADAGEPREQFLALGRAVREWALREPARYGLLFGSPVPGYDAPGEQTTTPGTRVIYALVGIFENAYLSGRLEADPAEPIDDGLAADLGRIRAELGLTIPDHLLARGVLVWSALFGAVNFEVFGQFGADTFIAPAALFEHHLAVLADTAGLPRCRAANGR, from the coding sequence ATGCCAGCAACACCACGAGAACGCGCGCGCGAGCAGACGCTGCAGGACATCACCCGGATCGGTCGCGAACAACTGGCCGCGGTCGGCGCGGCCGCCCTGTCGCTGAGGGCCGTCGCGCGAGACCTCGGCGTGGTGTCGTCCGCCGTGTACCGGTACGTCAAGAGCCGCGACGAACTGCTGACGCTGCTGCTCGTCGACGGCTACAACGAACTCGGCAACGCGGCCGAGGCGGCGGTGGCGGACGCCGGCGAGCCGCGGGAGCAGTTCCTGGCGCTCGGGCGCGCGGTACGCGAATGGGCGTTGCGTGAGCCCGCCCGATACGGATTGCTGTTCGGCAGCCCGGTTCCCGGCTACGACGCGCCCGGGGAGCAGACGACCACGCCGGGCACCCGGGTGATCTACGCGCTCGTCGGGATCTTCGAGAACGCGTACCTCTCGGGCCGGCTGGAGGCGGATCCCGCGGAACCCATCGACGACGGCCTCGCTGCAGACCTCGGCCGGATCCGCGCCGAACTCGGGCTCACCATCCCCGACCATCTGCTCGCGCGCGGCGTGCTGGTCTGGTCGGCGCTGTTCGGGGCGGTGAACTTCGAGGTGTTCGGTCAATTCGGCGCCGACACGTTCATCGCACCCGCGGCATTGTTCGAGCACCACCTCGCCGTGCTGGCCGACACGGCGGGGCTCCCCCGATGTAGAGCCGCGAACGGACGGTGA
- a CDS encoding NAD-dependent epimerase/dehydratase family protein, translated as MSNIEIVTGAGPVGWTVARQLAEQGRQVRILTRSGSGPDHPLIERRKVDVSDAAALRDAFDGAAAVYHCTHAAYSADAWERELPAAEQTVLEAAGHVGAVVVFPENLYSYDASQQPMTEHTPRSADSGKRGIRTRLLKARAESPTPTVSVVASDFFGPQVLNAHAGERMVPVVLAGKTMRVLGSADLPHSFTYIADFAAAMIAAAHDPTLWNSVLHAPTGPAVTQRQMVEAYAHAAGVPVPKVGTLPGWVIRGGGLVHQGSRELAEMLYQFEEPFVMDSSESEARLGLTPTPLDQAAEETVRWWQERTVAAAG; from the coding sequence ATGTCGAACATCGAAATCGTCACCGGAGCCGGACCCGTCGGCTGGACCGTCGCCCGGCAACTCGCCGAGCAGGGACGACAGGTGCGGATCCTCACCCGCTCGGGCAGCGGTCCCGACCACCCGCTGATCGAGCGACGGAAGGTCGACGTCTCGGACGCCGCCGCACTCCGTGACGCATTCGACGGAGCAGCCGCCGTCTACCACTGCACCCACGCCGCCTACAGTGCCGATGCATGGGAACGTGAACTCCCCGCCGCCGAGCAGACCGTCCTCGAGGCCGCCGGACACGTCGGCGCGGTCGTCGTCTTCCCCGAGAACCTCTACTCGTACGACGCGTCGCAGCAGCCGATGACCGAACACACCCCGCGCTCCGCCGACTCCGGCAAGCGCGGCATCCGCACCCGGCTACTGAAGGCGCGGGCCGAGTCCCCGACACCAACCGTGAGCGTCGTCGCGTCGGACTTCTTCGGGCCGCAGGTGCTGAACGCGCACGCCGGCGAGCGCATGGTGCCCGTCGTTCTCGCCGGCAAGACGATGCGCGTGCTCGGCTCCGCCGACCTGCCGCACTCGTTCACATACATTGCCGACTTCGCGGCCGCGATGATCGCCGCGGCCCACGACCCCACCCTGTGGAATTCGGTGCTGCACGCGCCGACCGGCCCGGCCGTCACCCAGCGGCAGATGGTCGAGGCGTACGCGCACGCCGCCGGCGTTCCGGTCCCGAAGGTGGGCACTCTGCCCGGCTGGGTGATCCGCGGCGGCGGACTCGTGCACCAGGGCAGCCGCGAACTCGCGGAGATGCTGTACCAGTTCGAGGAACCGTTCGTCATGGACTCGTCCGAGAGCGAGGCCCGGCTCGGACTGACCCCGACGCCGCTGGATCAGGCGGCAGAGGAGACCGTCCGGTGGTGGCAGGAAAGAACGGTCGCGGCCGCCGGATAG
- a CDS encoding ATP-binding cassette domain-containing protein, protein MTGLSVEVKVDARGVEVGFDLAEGEVLAVLGPNGAGKSTALSVVAGLVRPDAGRVELNGRVLTDTARGVALPPHRRGIALLAQQALLFPHLTVAANVAFAPRSSGRGRRESRAIAEKWLDAVDATQFADRRPHELSGGQAQRVAVARALAAEPQALLLDEPMSALDVAAAPALRVLLRQVLREGDRTAVVVTHDVLDALALADRVIVVEGGRVVESGSVREVLTRPRSAFAARIAGLNLVPVFGAQDGFETETGIRMHGLPDPDFVPDAPAVAVFAPHSVAVHRRSPEGSPRNVFRVTVSEIEVRGPTVRVRAAEAGGRLELSADVTAASVAELDLVPGLDVFFVVKATEVALHAVRTS, encoded by the coding sequence GTGACCGGCTTGAGTGTCGAAGTGAAAGTCGATGCACGTGGCGTCGAGGTGGGATTCGACCTCGCCGAGGGTGAGGTGCTGGCCGTCCTCGGACCCAACGGCGCCGGCAAGTCGACGGCGCTGTCGGTGGTCGCGGGCCTGGTGCGCCCCGACGCCGGACGGGTCGAACTGAATGGACGCGTACTCACCGACACCGCCCGCGGTGTCGCGCTGCCGCCGCACCGACGCGGTATCGCGCTGCTCGCGCAGCAGGCGCTGTTGTTTCCGCATCTGACGGTGGCCGCCAATGTGGCTTTCGCGCCGCGCAGCTCCGGCCGCGGGCGCCGGGAGTCGCGGGCGATCGCCGAGAAGTGGCTGGACGCGGTCGATGCGACGCAGTTCGCCGACCGTCGTCCGCACGAGTTGTCCGGGGGGCAGGCGCAGCGGGTCGCGGTCGCCCGCGCGCTCGCCGCGGAACCCCAGGCGCTCCTGCTCGACGAGCCCATGTCGGCGCTCGACGTGGCGGCGGCCCCCGCGCTGCGCGTGCTGCTCCGGCAGGTGCTGCGCGAGGGCGACCGGACCGCGGTCGTGGTCACCCACGACGTCCTCGACGCGCTGGCGCTGGCCGACCGGGTGATCGTCGTCGAAGGCGGCCGGGTGGTCGAATCCGGTTCGGTGCGAGAGGTGTTGACGCGTCCGCGCAGTGCGTTCGCCGCCCGGATCGCGGGTCTCAATCTGGTCCCCGTCTTCGGGGCACAGGACGGCTTCGAGACCGAGACCGGTATTCGAATGCACGGCCTGCCCGACCCTGATTTCGTGCCGGACGCCCCGGCGGTCGCTGTGTTCGCGCCGCACTCGGTGGCCGTACACCGCCGGTCCCCGGAAGGAAGTCCGCGCAACGTCTTCCGGGTGACTGTCTCGGAGATCGAGGTGCGCGGGCCGACCGTCCGGGTGCGCGCCGCCGAGGCGGGCGGCCGGCTGGAGCTGAGTGCGGACGTGACCGCGGCGTCCGTCGCCGAACTCGATCTGGTGCCGGGACTGGACGTGTTCTTCGTCGTCAAGGCCACCGAGGTCGCCCTCCATGCCGTGCGTACTTCTTGA
- a CDS encoding DUF4185 domain-containing protein, producing the protein MAGVPLCVAAVVAATIGFGAAPAAAETLPWLPVNACGETGFNPAKEPPSPGGPLLPPVPPTVSIPIPYPDFVPVPVPGPRVEQTRVAQDLPADPCADPCPDLTDEVDEPESEPGSTGSAGSSGSSGSAALPIPKISIDPRPETIPIPVPGGPGPDPQPAPPVEINPAERGFLTASMEKPGVGDVRLVSQLTGRGSENRTDKRWQVDGTDLGITWETKPGEVAVAFGDTFGKDWAPPGAFGEDWRSNVLGRSTDTDLSDGMTIDSMVQDSPCHAAEIIDSRHINNFETTTIPTSGFAIGDRQYLSYMSVKRWSMIPGMWYTNYGGIAYSDDDGQTWVKDQHAKWDNIFGARFQVSAMVPHGDYVYMFGTPNGRIGTIGLARVPVDQVLNTTSYQYWSDGTWTPVSRNLATPIVGGVASELSVRYDAAADKWQMSYLEPVGGSIILRQSSSPQGAWSDGATLVDTADYPKAYGGFIHPWSTDQDLYFTISEWDSYNVYLMHASLHP; encoded by the coding sequence GTGGCCGGAGTGCCGCTGTGCGTCGCAGCTGTCGTGGCCGCGACCATCGGTTTCGGCGCCGCACCCGCCGCGGCCGAAACCCTTCCGTGGCTGCCGGTGAACGCCTGCGGCGAGACCGGATTCAACCCGGCGAAGGAACCGCCGAGTCCGGGCGGCCCGCTGCTACCACCGGTCCCGCCGACGGTGAGCATCCCGATCCCGTACCCGGACTTCGTGCCCGTCCCCGTACCCGGACCCCGAGTCGAACAGACCCGCGTCGCCCAGGACCTTCCCGCCGACCCGTGCGCCGACCCGTGCCCGGACCTCACCGACGAAGTCGACGAACCGGAATCCGAGCCGGGATCCACGGGTTCCGCGGGATCTTCGGGTTCGTCCGGTTCGGCAGCGCTGCCCATCCCGAAGATCTCGATCGATCCGCGCCCCGAGACCATTCCCATCCCCGTCCCCGGCGGTCCGGGACCCGATCCGCAGCCGGCACCCCCGGTCGAGATCAACCCAGCCGAACGTGGTTTCCTCACCGCGTCGATGGAGAAGCCGGGGGTCGGCGACGTCCGGCTGGTGTCGCAGCTGACGGGACGTGGCTCCGAGAACCGCACCGACAAGCGCTGGCAGGTGGACGGCACCGACCTCGGCATCACCTGGGAGACGAAACCCGGCGAGGTGGCGGTCGCGTTCGGCGACACGTTCGGCAAGGACTGGGCGCCGCCGGGTGCGTTCGGCGAGGACTGGCGGAGCAACGTTCTCGGCCGGAGCACCGATACCGACCTGTCCGACGGCATGACCATCGACAGCATGGTCCAGGACAGCCCGTGCCACGCCGCCGAGATCATCGACAGCCGGCACATCAACAACTTCGAGACCACCACCATCCCCACGTCGGGATTCGCGATCGGTGACCGCCAGTACCTCAGCTACATGTCGGTGAAGCGCTGGAGCATGATTCCCGGCATGTGGTACACGAACTACGGGGGCATCGCCTACTCCGACGACGACGGGCAGACCTGGGTCAAGGATCAGCACGCCAAGTGGGACAACATCTTCGGCGCCCGATTCCAGGTGTCCGCCATGGTGCCGCACGGCGACTACGTGTACATGTTCGGCACCCCCAACGGGCGGATCGGCACCATCGGCCTGGCCCGGGTACCCGTCGACCAGGTCCTCAACACCACGTCGTACCAGTACTGGTCGGACGGCACGTGGACCCCCGTGTCCCGGAACCTCGCGACCCCCATCGTCGGAGGTGTCGCCAGCGAATTGTCGGTCCGCTACGACGCGGCCGCGGACAAGTGGCAGATGAGCTACCTCGAGCCCGTCGGCGGGTCGATCATCCTGCGGCAGTCGTCGAGCCCGCAGGGTGCGTGGTCCGACGGGGCGACGCTCGTCGACACGGCCGATTACCCGAAGGCGTACGGCGGCTTCATCCACCCGTGGTCGACGGACCAGGATCTGTATTTCACGATCTCGGAGTGGGACAGCTACAACGTCTACCTGATGCACGCGTCCCTGCACCCGTGA
- a CDS encoding MFS transporter: MAKQLGDRREAWRRTAYTLRRSPGLARLATVRLASQLGDGMFQAALGGAILFNPERETDPLAIAAGFAVLLLPYSVIGPYAGALLDRWDRRAVLLWANVLRGLLILVTAVLLATGTGESALLLLALAAIGVSRFVLAGVSAALPRVVHRSWLVATNSVLATTGSVVAALGAATSVAIISFIGAGDRGSGIAVAAAAGGSAVAAFAASRFHHRLLGPHADEKPGYGAVRAVAAGLRNGAVAVWHSPGVTTAMIGIGTHRIVFGVNTLIMVLVLRDTATVSALPGGLAGFGVAIGATAAGMLLAAISTPFLIPRIGRSRTIIGGLVLALVVQCTLVATLTQLSLLCGALLLGFAGQSIKLSGDAAMQIEIEDDRRGQVFALQDTVFNVAFIASIAAASLVVAPDGRSLGLVLIGGAAYGVGLAGVLLNSRRRPA, translated from the coding sequence ATGGCGAAGCAGCTCGGGGACCGGCGCGAGGCGTGGCGCAGAACGGCCTACACGCTCCGGCGGTCACCCGGGCTGGCCCGTCTCGCGACGGTCCGGTTAGCCAGCCAGCTGGGCGACGGCATGTTCCAGGCGGCGCTCGGCGGCGCGATCCTGTTCAACCCGGAACGGGAGACGGATCCCCTCGCGATCGCCGCCGGTTTCGCGGTACTGCTGCTCCCGTATTCGGTGATCGGCCCGTACGCCGGCGCACTCCTCGACCGCTGGGATCGCCGCGCCGTGCTGCTGTGGGCGAATGTGCTGCGCGGACTGCTCATTCTGGTGACCGCCGTGCTGCTCGCGACCGGGACCGGTGAGTCGGCGCTCCTCCTGCTCGCCCTCGCCGCCATCGGCGTGAGCCGTTTCGTTCTCGCGGGGGTCTCGGCCGCCCTACCGCGGGTGGTGCACCGATCCTGGCTCGTGGCCACCAATTCGGTGCTCGCCACCACGGGATCCGTCGTCGCCGCCCTCGGGGCGGCGACGTCCGTCGCGATCATCTCCTTCATCGGAGCCGGCGACCGCGGTTCCGGAATCGCCGTGGCCGCTGCCGCCGGCGGTTCCGCGGTCGCGGCATTCGCGGCCTCGCGATTCCACCATCGACTCCTCGGCCCGCACGCCGACGAGAAACCCGGATACGGGGCGGTTCGCGCCGTCGCCGCCGGACTGCGGAACGGGGCGGTCGCGGTGTGGCATTCCCCTGGTGTCACGACCGCGATGATCGGGATCGGAACGCACCGCATCGTTTTCGGCGTCAACACGCTGATCATGGTTCTGGTGCTCCGCGACACCGCCACCGTCAGCGCCCTGCCCGGCGGTCTCGCCGGCTTCGGCGTCGCCATCGGCGCCACCGCCGCAGGCATGCTGCTCGCCGCGATCTCGACACCGTTCCTGATCCCGCGGATCGGACGGTCCCGCACCATCATCGGTGGTCTGGTCCTCGCGCTCGTCGTGCAGTGCACGCTCGTCGCCACACTCACCCAGCTGTCGCTGCTGTGCGGCGCGCTGCTTCTCGGATTCGCCGGGCAGTCCATCAAACTGAGCGGCGACGCCGCGATGCAGATCGAGATCGAGGACGACCGCCGGGGTCAGGTGTTCGCGCTGCAGGACACCGTGTTCAACGTGGCCTTCATCGCGTCGATCGCCGCGGCGTCCCTCGTCGTCGCCCCGGACGGACGATCACTCGGGTTGGTGCTCATCGGCGGCGCAGCCTACGGCGTCGGGCTGGCCGGCGTCCTGCTCAACTCCCGACGCCGACCCGCCTGA
- a CDS encoding Mut7-C RNAse domain-containing protein, translating into MPQSLRRCEFRFYEELNDFLPPVRRKQTFEHEFDGTPSVKDRIEALGVPHTEVDLILVDQVSVDFGHLLRGGERVAVYPTFERLDLTGVTKLRPRPLREPTFVLDVNLGRLAGYLRLLGFDTRYRNDFADLELVDISLAEHRIVLTRDRGVLKRSALTHGAFLHETDPRRQLREVLDRFDLRSRIAPFTRCARCNGLLAPVPRDEALAEVPPGVARHGQEFSRCRDCAQLYWPGSHLPRLRRRLSEVGVMLEVDSQDA; encoded by the coding sequence AACGACTTCCTGCCGCCCGTGCGGCGCAAGCAGACCTTCGAGCACGAGTTCGACGGCACGCCGTCGGTGAAGGACCGCATCGAGGCGCTGGGCGTGCCGCACACCGAGGTGGATCTGATCCTCGTCGACCAGGTGTCGGTGGATTTCGGTCATCTCCTCCGCGGCGGCGAACGCGTCGCGGTGTACCCGACGTTCGAGCGTCTCGATCTGACCGGGGTCACGAAACTCCGTCCGCGGCCGTTGCGGGAACCGACATTCGTGCTCGACGTGAATCTCGGCCGCCTCGCCGGGTATTTGCGACTGCTCGGCTTCGACACCCGCTATCGCAACGACTTCGCCGACCTCGAACTGGTGGACATCTCCCTCGCCGAGCATCGCATCGTTCTGACCCGGGACCGGGGTGTGCTTAAACGGTCGGCGCTGACGCACGGCGCGTTCCTCCACGAAACCGACCCGCGCCGCCAGTTGCGGGAAGTGCTGGACCGCTTCGACCTTCGGTCGCGGATCGCCCCGTTCACACGGTGCGCGCGGTGCAACGGTCTGCTCGCGCCGGTGCCCCGGGACGAGGCGCTCGCCGAGGTGCCGCCGGGTGTCGCGCGGCACGGACAGGAGTTCAGCCGGTGCCGGGACTGTGCGCAGCTGTACTGGCCGGGGAGCCACCTACCGAGACTGCGTCGGCGGCTGTCGGAGGTCGGGGTGATGCTCGAGGTGGATTCTCAGGATGCGTGA
- a CDS encoding YqgE/AlgH family protein: protein MAHAEEPEDRTASTEPVVRPGSLLVSSTDLVEPAFRRTVIYVIEHNDAGSLGVVINRPSETAVYDVLPQWAPLAAHPPALYVGGPVKRDAALCLATLRTGAQADGVAGLRRVHGRVVMVDLDSDPEVVAPLVEGVRIFAGYSGWTYGQLDSELQRDDWIVISALASDVVAPARIDVWAQVLRRQPLPLALLATHPIDVERN, encoded by the coding sequence GTGGCGCACGCAGAAGAACCCGAGGATCGAACGGCGTCGACGGAACCGGTGGTCCGCCCCGGCAGCTTGTTGGTCTCCTCCACAGATCTCGTCGAACCCGCATTCCGTCGCACAGTGATCTATGTGATCGAGCACAATGACGCCGGCAGCCTCGGCGTGGTCATCAACCGTCCCAGCGAAACCGCGGTGTACGACGTGCTGCCCCAGTGGGCGCCGCTCGCCGCCCACCCGCCCGCGCTGTACGTCGGCGGACCGGTCAAGCGTGACGCCGCACTGTGCCTCGCGACGCTGCGCACCGGCGCCCAGGCCGACGGTGTGGCCGGTCTGCGCCGCGTCCACGGTCGCGTCGTGATGGTGGACCTCGATTCGGATCCCGAGGTCGTCGCGCCGCTCGTCGAAGGCGTCCGGATCTTCGCCGGCTACTCGGGCTGGACGTACGGTCAGCTCGACTCGGAACTCCAGCGCGACGATTGGATCGTCATCTCGGCGCTCGCCTCCGACGTCGTCGCTCCGGCCCGCATCGACGTGTGGGCGCAGGTGCTGCGTCGTCAGCCGCTCCCCCTGGCCCTGCTCGCCACCCACCCGATCGACGTCGAGCGCAACTAG